Proteins encoded together in one Hevea brasiliensis isolate MT/VB/25A 57/8 chromosome 16, ASM3005281v1, whole genome shotgun sequence window:
- the LOC110666911 gene encoding uncharacterized protein At1g65710 isoform X1 translates to MGGCLSRKKGSSLNAAAPVSVAAMEAVGPDKLCHTNAFKGEADVKVREKLGREEKVKKQVAVEEEGLVKKEIFVIKHRKSHDREKPSPPPQKDVPSVEENKVAPAIPSSTNINPSVDVVETGNNVSNMVVRTSSCTKEELDAILIHCGRLSRSNSSGAGKAASSGRKYSGHKRSYDLDHNDQDQDLEVAPTANYDAKKRGSDSNCNYDENDETGSERRQHRQRHRHSRRPSPSSSSQGRRRTPSREREQRSGSRERGSGSSSSGRRVSQSPGRRSETTPTANSIGTSNANNTTNTGNRPGKMVSVPATVSSLTMDRSNNGEESQTANAIKRISVKRNVGDAALAGSRGAASPRSQSPARTNAKGSNENNQQQPSLSRNSSRKADQSPYRRNPLSEIDPNSLAYAQATGNNKTVCVNNNNSGSRVQTRNKEIEGQAAVKESISVVNQAQMQKPNAETNNRPVAEGTNCRGSSNIVKEAPVIAEEAKVQLPMSTLVASGADFKPQTLTRSRSARRSRDLDFNPETLLNPNPSYTALLLEDIQNFHQKNNITTTPSFSVPPCVTKACSILEAVADLNSTTSSNLSCAFVEDRRSPTTMGANLVGKKLTEAKDPFVESEVLVSDDLMEPSFHKYVTVRRGGTSCVEEMDEQESSGSNSFVGGSQQNWGYSTSSWEPNSADSTDRWTSRSNTRDEDEKNPAGFQKHAVSESGLNMEEARRGFSGQRTGIGRGRLGSSKNLHSNPIVAATAST, encoded by the exons ATGGGTGGCTGTTTAAGCAGGAAAAAGGGTTCTTCTTTGAATGCAGCTGCCCCGGTCTCTGTTGCAGCTATGGAAGCAGTAGGTCCAGACAAGTTGTGTCATACTAATGCTTTCAAAGGGGAAGCTGATGTAAAAGTTAGGGAGAAGCTAGGCAGGGAAGAGAAGGTGAAGAAACAAGTAGCggtggaagaagaagggttggtGAAGAAGGAGATTTTTGTGATAAAACACAGGAAGAGCCATGATAGAGAGAAACCCTCTCCTCCTCCTCAGAAGGATGTGCCCTCAGTAGAAGAAAACAAGGTTGCTCCTGCTATTCCTAGTAGTACAAACATTAACCCAAGTGTAGATGTCGTTGAAACGGGCAATAATGTTAGTAATATGGTGGTGAGGACATCAAGCTGCACAAAAGAGGAGCTGGATGCTATTCTCATACATTGTGGAAGGCTTAGCCGGAGCAATTCCTCTGGAGCCGGAAAGGCTGCTTCTTCTGGCAGGAAGTACTCCGGTCACAAGAGGAGTTACGACTTGGATCACAATGACCAGGACCAAGATCTTGAGGTTGCTCCTACTGCTAATTATGATGCCAAAAAGAGAGGCAGCGACTCGAATTGCAATTATGATGAAAATGATGAGACGGGCTCGGAGAGAAGGCAGCATCGCCAACGACACCGCCATTCGCGTAggccttctccttcttcttcttcacaagGAAGGAGGAGGACACCCAGTAGGGAAAGAGAGCAGCGCTCTGGCAGTCGAGAGAGAGGAAGTGGTAGCAGTAGTAGTGGGAGAAGAGTGAGTCAATCACCGGGTAGAAGATCAGAAACTACCCCAACTGCTAATTCTATTGGTACTAGTAATGCTAATAATACAACTAATACTGGTAATAGGCCTGGAAAAATGGTCTCAGTTCCTGCTACAGTTTCTTCCCTGACAATGGATAGAAGCAACAATGGCGAGGAATCACAAACGGCTAACGCCATTAAACGAATCTCTGTGAAGAGAAATGTTGGAGACGCAGCCTTGGCTGGTTCAAGGGGTGCGGCATCTCCCCGTTCTCAGTCCCCAGCGAGAACAAATGCTAAGGGTTCTAACGAGAATAATCAGCAGCAGCCATCACTTAGTCGCAATTCTTCACGGAAAGCAGATCAATCTCCTTACAGGAGAAACCCATTGAGTGAAATCGATCCAAATTCCCTTGCTTATGCACAAGCAACTGGCAACAACAAAACTGTCTGCGTCAACAACAACAATAGCGGCAGCAGAGTACAAACCAGAAACAAAGAAATTGAAGGACAAGCAGCTGTAAAGGAATCTATCAGTGTTGTAAATCAG GCTCAAATGCAGAAGCCAAATGCTGAGACAAATAATAGGCCAGTTGCTGAAGGGACTAATTGCAGAGGAAGCAGCAACATAGTGAAAGAAGCACCAGTCATTGCGGAAGAGGCCAAAGTACAGCTACCAATGAGCACGTTGGTAGCCTCGGGAGCTGATTTTAAGCCTCAAACACTAACAAGAAGTAGGTCAGCCAGGAGATCTCGAGACCTAGACTTCAATCCTGAAACTTTGCTGAATCCCAACCCATCATATACTGCGCTATTGCTTGAAGACATACAGAATTTTCACCAAAAGAACAACATCACCACAACCCCTTCATTCTCAGTTCCACCGTGTGTCACCAAGGCCTGCTCCATTCTTGAAGCAGTTGCTGATCTCAACTCCACTACAAGCTCCAATCTTTCTTGTGCATTTGTCGAGGATAGAAGAAGCCCTACCACCATGGGAGCTAATCTTGTTGGGAAAAAACTAACAGAGGCCAAAGATCCTTTTGTAGAATCTGAAGTCCTAGTAAGTGATGATTTAATGGAGCCAAGCTTCCACAAGTATGTGACAGTGAGGAGGGGTGGCACATCATGTGTAGAAGAAATGGATGAGCAAGAATCCTCAGGCAGCAACAGCTTTGTGGGTGGTAGCCAACAGAATTGGGGATATTCTACCTCTTCATGGGAACCAAACTCAGCTGATTCAACCGATCGCTGGACTTCAAGATCAAACACTAGAGATGAGGATGAGAAGAACCCAGCAGGATTTCAAAAGCATGCAGTATCTGAATCAGGCCTTAACATGGAAGAGGCTAGGAGGGGATTTAGTGGGCAGAGGACTGGTATTGGGCGTGGGAGACTTGGTTCCAGTAAAAATCTTCACTCAAATCCAATTGTTGCAGCTACAGCTTCAACATAA
- the LOC110666911 gene encoding uncharacterized protein At1g65710 isoform X2, with protein MGGCLSRKKGSSLNAAAPVSVAAMEAVGPDKLCHTNAFKGEADVKVREKLGREEKVKKQVAVEEEGLVKKEIFVIKHRKSHDREKPSPPPQKDVPSVEENKVAPAIPSSTNINPSVDVVETGNNVSNMVVRTSSCTKEELDAILIHCGRLSRSNSSGAGKAASSGRKYSGHKRSYDLDHNDQDQDLEVAPTANYDAKKRGSDSNCNYDENDETGSERRQHRQRHRHSRRPSPSSSSQGRRRTPSREREQRSGSRERGSGSSSSGRRVSQSPGRRSETTPTANSIGTSNANNTTNTGNRPGKMVSVPATVSSLTMDRSNNGEESQTANAIKRISVKRNVGDAALAGSRGAASPRSQSPARTNAKGSNENNQQQPSLSRNSSRKADQSPYRRNPLSEIDPNSLAYAQATGNNKTVCVNNNNSGSRVQTRNKEIEGQAAVKESISVVNQKPNAETNNRPVAEGTNCRGSSNIVKEAPVIAEEAKVQLPMSTLVASGADFKPQTLTRSRSARRSRDLDFNPETLLNPNPSYTALLLEDIQNFHQKNNITTTPSFSVPPCVTKACSILEAVADLNSTTSSNLSCAFVEDRRSPTTMGANLVGKKLTEAKDPFVESEVLVSDDLMEPSFHKYVTVRRGGTSCVEEMDEQESSGSNSFVGGSQQNWGYSTSSWEPNSADSTDRWTSRSNTRDEDEKNPAGFQKHAVSESGLNMEEARRGFSGQRTGIGRGRLGSSKNLHSNPIVAATAST; from the exons ATGGGTGGCTGTTTAAGCAGGAAAAAGGGTTCTTCTTTGAATGCAGCTGCCCCGGTCTCTGTTGCAGCTATGGAAGCAGTAGGTCCAGACAAGTTGTGTCATACTAATGCTTTCAAAGGGGAAGCTGATGTAAAAGTTAGGGAGAAGCTAGGCAGGGAAGAGAAGGTGAAGAAACAAGTAGCggtggaagaagaagggttggtGAAGAAGGAGATTTTTGTGATAAAACACAGGAAGAGCCATGATAGAGAGAAACCCTCTCCTCCTCCTCAGAAGGATGTGCCCTCAGTAGAAGAAAACAAGGTTGCTCCTGCTATTCCTAGTAGTACAAACATTAACCCAAGTGTAGATGTCGTTGAAACGGGCAATAATGTTAGTAATATGGTGGTGAGGACATCAAGCTGCACAAAAGAGGAGCTGGATGCTATTCTCATACATTGTGGAAGGCTTAGCCGGAGCAATTCCTCTGGAGCCGGAAAGGCTGCTTCTTCTGGCAGGAAGTACTCCGGTCACAAGAGGAGTTACGACTTGGATCACAATGACCAGGACCAAGATCTTGAGGTTGCTCCTACTGCTAATTATGATGCCAAAAAGAGAGGCAGCGACTCGAATTGCAATTATGATGAAAATGATGAGACGGGCTCGGAGAGAAGGCAGCATCGCCAACGACACCGCCATTCGCGTAggccttctccttcttcttcttcacaagGAAGGAGGAGGACACCCAGTAGGGAAAGAGAGCAGCGCTCTGGCAGTCGAGAGAGAGGAAGTGGTAGCAGTAGTAGTGGGAGAAGAGTGAGTCAATCACCGGGTAGAAGATCAGAAACTACCCCAACTGCTAATTCTATTGGTACTAGTAATGCTAATAATACAACTAATACTGGTAATAGGCCTGGAAAAATGGTCTCAGTTCCTGCTACAGTTTCTTCCCTGACAATGGATAGAAGCAACAATGGCGAGGAATCACAAACGGCTAACGCCATTAAACGAATCTCTGTGAAGAGAAATGTTGGAGACGCAGCCTTGGCTGGTTCAAGGGGTGCGGCATCTCCCCGTTCTCAGTCCCCAGCGAGAACAAATGCTAAGGGTTCTAACGAGAATAATCAGCAGCAGCCATCACTTAGTCGCAATTCTTCACGGAAAGCAGATCAATCTCCTTACAGGAGAAACCCATTGAGTGAAATCGATCCAAATTCCCTTGCTTATGCACAAGCAACTGGCAACAACAAAACTGTCTGCGTCAACAACAACAATAGCGGCAGCAGAGTACAAACCAGAAACAAAGAAATTGAAGGACAAGCAGCTGTAAAGGAATCTATCAGTGTTGTAAATCAG AAGCCAAATGCTGAGACAAATAATAGGCCAGTTGCTGAAGGGACTAATTGCAGAGGAAGCAGCAACATAGTGAAAGAAGCACCAGTCATTGCGGAAGAGGCCAAAGTACAGCTACCAATGAGCACGTTGGTAGCCTCGGGAGCTGATTTTAAGCCTCAAACACTAACAAGAAGTAGGTCAGCCAGGAGATCTCGAGACCTAGACTTCAATCCTGAAACTTTGCTGAATCCCAACCCATCATATACTGCGCTATTGCTTGAAGACATACAGAATTTTCACCAAAAGAACAACATCACCACAACCCCTTCATTCTCAGTTCCACCGTGTGTCACCAAGGCCTGCTCCATTCTTGAAGCAGTTGCTGATCTCAACTCCACTACAAGCTCCAATCTTTCTTGTGCATTTGTCGAGGATAGAAGAAGCCCTACCACCATGGGAGCTAATCTTGTTGGGAAAAAACTAACAGAGGCCAAAGATCCTTTTGTAGAATCTGAAGTCCTAGTAAGTGATGATTTAATGGAGCCAAGCTTCCACAAGTATGTGACAGTGAGGAGGGGTGGCACATCATGTGTAGAAGAAATGGATGAGCAAGAATCCTCAGGCAGCAACAGCTTTGTGGGTGGTAGCCAACAGAATTGGGGATATTCTACCTCTTCATGGGAACCAAACTCAGCTGATTCAACCGATCGCTGGACTTCAAGATCAAACACTAGAGATGAGGATGAGAAGAACCCAGCAGGATTTCAAAAGCATGCAGTATCTGAATCAGGCCTTAACATGGAAGAGGCTAGGAGGGGATTTAGTGGGCAGAGGACTGGTATTGGGCGTGGGAGACTTGGTTCCAGTAAAAATCTTCACTCAAATCCAATTGTTGCAGCTACAGCTTCAACATAA
- the LOC110666910 gene encoding uncharacterized protein At4g06598 — protein MENSNGPSVMKGQNPMLPPRSPFKVIFPCHSDFISSPTIDSKTSNKLVEGEVHHYRGSSDGYLLEQPSWLDELLSEPESPLCIGHHRSSSDSDALLGSSLTSLDCLPPSRDTTVDQIFESSFPQKSGRNGSSKVKKNQEGSNVIGSDTSKTATASKTDSRRSKQQFGRSARLRKLQYIAELERSVQILQAEGSEVSAALHYLDQQVLILDMENRALKQRLDSLSHEQLIKYLEQDMLEREIARLQILHYQQQQQKQKHKQKQKQKQKRPTHYQSKSREVVLQLANLCI, from the exons ATGGAAAATTCCAATGGGCCATCGGTGATGAAAGGACAAAATCCAATGTTACCTCCAAGAAGCCCTTTCAAAGTGatttttccatgccattctgatTTCATTTCTAGCCCTACTATAGACTCAAAAACCTCCAACAAGCTTGTAGAAGGAGAGGTGCACCATTATCGTGGCTCATCTGATGGCTATCTTTTAGAGCAACCTTCTTGGCTTGATGAGCTCCTTAGTGAGCCAGAATCACCCCTATGTATAGGGCATCACCGATCTTCAAGCGACTCTGATGCACTCTTGGGATCATCTTTAACAAGCTTAGATTGCCTTCCACCTTCAAGGGATACCACTGTAGATCAGATTTTTGAATCCTCTTTTCCACAAAAATCAGGAAGAAATGGTTCATCCAAagtaaagaaaaatcaagaaggtTCAAATGTCATCGGAAGTGATACCTCAAAAACTGCTACTGCCTCCAAAACTGATTCAAGGCGTTCCAAACA GCAATTTGGTCGAAGTGCCCGTCTGCGAAAACTTCAGTATATAGCTGAACTAGAAAGAAGTGTTCAAATTTTACAA GCAGAAGGATCTGAAGTTTCAGCTGCACTTCACTATCTAGACCAGCAAGTTCTCATACTGGACATGGAAAATCGGGCTTTAAAGCAGCGTCTGGATAGTTTATCTCACGAACAACTCATAAAATATT TGGAGCAGGATATGCTAGAAAGAGAGATAGCTAGGCTTCAAATTCTGCACTATCAACAGCAACAACAAAAGCAGAAACACAAGCAGAAGCAGAAGCAGAAGCAGAAGCGTCCTACACATTATCAATCCAAAAGTAGGGAAGTTGTATTGCAGTTGGCCAACCTATGTATATAG